A genomic stretch from Octopus bimaculoides isolate UCB-OBI-ISO-001 chromosome 15, ASM119413v2, whole genome shotgun sequence includes:
- the LOC106869989 gene encoding acetylcholine receptor subunit beta-type unc-29-like: MQLLIVLVFVLIGSDASEKNALKYRLLRNYDKTNRPVHNDNDIVLVNVTLVILDIIEFDILNGVLTSDLTLGLQWNDINLTWDESVNNISYISLALQYIWHPTIQMCNGVMDRFKLDEDTEIFLTNEGTVFLYIDNVFQTYCRINVNKYPFDEHECDLLVCLNHQVFWVASISEFDHFSMLESTSSNWDFRFEMRERKRKPSKAAGVVVHSKRKVTSATITKIIPPVMLTFLILSVHFLPPESGEKVSVAITVFLANIVFLSETEKLLGNKSREASIYLIYLLILTFVSGVSTIVSVVISKLYAQPRGTNIKSSPETTQNSGFSKNKVGILESSSELTVKTKFNNYFKKHFLTHQNLDKIFFLLIIIFLLLYIIIALASSEK; encoded by the coding sequence ATGCAATTGCTAATTGTCTTAGTTTTTGTGTTAATTGGAAGCGATGCCTCGGAAAAGAATGCCTTAAAATACAGATTAttaagaaattatgataaaacaAACAGACCTGTTCATAACGATAATGATATTGTATTGGTAAATGTAACACTTGTCATATTGGACATTATTGAATTTGACATATTGAATGGTGTACTGACAAGTGATCTGACTTTGGGACTACAATGGAACGATATTAATCTTACGTGGGACGAATCGGTAAACAATATAAGTTACATAAGTCTTGCACTACAATATATATGGCACCCTACCATACAAATGTGTAACGGCGTAATGGATAGATTCAAACTTGACGAGGACACAGAAATCTTTTTGACTAATGAAGGAACCGTTTTCTTGTATATAGACAATGTTTTCCAAACTTATTGTCggattaatgtaaataaatatccaTTTGATGAACACGAATGTGATTTATTAGTTTGTTTGAATCATCAAGTATTTTGGGTAGCATCTATCAGTGAATTTGATCATTTTTCGATGTTAGAATCCACATCCAGTAACTGGGATTTTAGGTTTGAAATGAGAGAACGTAAAAGAAAGCCCAGCAAAGCAGCTGGCGTTGTAGTTCACAGCAAAAGAAAAGTTACTAGCgccacaataacaaaaataatacccCCAGTAATGTTAACATTCTTGATACTCTCTGTTCATTTTTTGCCACCTGAATCTGGAGAAAAGGTTTCTGTTGCAATTACCGTGTTCCTTGCAAATATTGTATTCCTTTCTGAAACTGAAAAATTATTGGGCAATAAGTCTCGTGAAGCatctatatatctaatatatctcCTGATTCTGACATTTGTAAGCGGAGTGTCTACTATCGTCTCAGTTGTTATATCTAAACTGTATGCACAACCGAGAGGTACCAACATAAAATCATCGCCAGAAACAACACAAAACTCAGGCTTTTCGAAGAATAAAGTTGGGATTTTAGAATCTTCAAGTGAGCTAACcgtaaaaacaaaattcaataattattttaagaaacattttctAACCCACCAGAatcttgataaaatatttttcttactaaTTATTATATTCTTACTACTCTATATTATAATTGCTTTAGCCTCTTCTGagaaataa
- the LOC106869990 gene encoding acetylcholine receptor subunit beta-type unc-29: MKLIAVLIFTLIGSISSKRSALRDMLLKKYDKTKRPVEYDDDILYANVSLTLKKIIELDILKGDIASNLILGFEWNDVNLKWTDSQYNISYINVKLSDVWYPNIQICNSVTGKFSFDDNKEVTVNRNGDVNLYIDKIFETYCRINVEKYPFDEHECDISVCFEHQMYVEETVGEFDYEVKLQSASNQWDFNFEKSDVENDNIVAVGFIIYGKRKVSSATITKIIPPIMLTLLVLSVHLLPPESGEKVSVAITVFLTNIVFLSETEKILGNNSQDASIYLMYLLILTLVSGCSSVFSIIVCKLYANQTGANTNSAPEITQESNGQRNRVGVSEISDEQNIKITATKPCKKHLLTYKKLDQIILLIIVIFLLLFIIISVSTSS; this comes from the coding sequence atgaaattaatagcTGTCTTAATTTTTACGTTAATTGGAAGCATTTCGTCCAAGAGAAGCGCACTCCGAGATATGTTATTAAAGAAGTACGATAAAACAAAGAGACCAGTTGAATACGATGATGACATCCTATACGCAAATGTATCACTTACTCTAAAGAAAATTATAGAATTAGATATTCTAAAAGGTGACATCGCAAGTAATCTTATACTCGGCTTCGAATGGAACGACGTTAATCTGAAATGGACTGATTCACAATATAATATAAGTTACATAAATGTCAAATTAAGTGATGTATGGTATCctaacatacaaatatgtaatagTGTAACAGGTAAATTTAGTTTTGATGATAACAAGGAAGTAACAGTAAATAGGAACGGAGACGTTaacttatatatagacaaaatattCGAAACTTACTGCAGGATTAACGTTGAAAAATACCCTTTTGATGAACACGAATGTGATATATCTGTTTGCTTTGAGCATCAGATGTATGTGGAAGAAACAGTGGGGGAATTTGATTACGAAGTAAAACTCCAATCTGCATCCAATCAATGGgactttaattttgaaaaatctgACGTTGAAAATGATAATATTGTAGCAGTTGGTTTTATAATTTACGGCAAGAGAAAAGTTAGCAGTGCAACAATAACTAAAATTATACCTCCAATAATGTTAACATTATTGGTCCTTTCTGTCCATTTACTGCCACCTGAATCTGGAGAGAAAGTTTCTGTTGCAATCACTGTTTTTCTTACAAATATCGTTTTCCTTTctgaaactgaaaaaatattGGGTAATAATTCTCAAGACGCCTCCATATATCTAATGTATCTCTTAATTCTGACACTTGTCAGCGGATGTTCTTCTGTTTTCTCGATAATAGTGTGTAAATTGTATGCGAACCAGACTGGAGCCAACACCAATTCAGCTCCCGAAATTACTCAAGAATCAAATGGACAAAGAAATAGAGTTGGTGTCTCAGAAATTTCAGacgaacaaaatattaaaataacagctACAAAGCCTTGTAAAAAGCATTTATTAACCTATAAGAAACTGGACcaaataattttgttaataattgttatatttctactactctttatcattatttctgtGTCGACGTCTTCGTAG